One segment of Pyramidobacter piscolens W5455 DNA contains the following:
- the metK gene encoding methionine adenosyltransferase yields MAEKILISSESVTEGHPDKLADQISDGVLDAILAQDPMSRVACETLVATGAIIVAGEITTKAYVDIPGIARKAVLDVGYNRAKFGFDGETCAVFTQIDEQSGDIAMGVDRAMEIRESEMDDDQIDRIGAGDQGMMIGYATDETPEFLPMPFALAQRLARRLTAVRKDGTLNCLRPDGKTQVTLEYRDGVAVAADTIVVSSQHSPMVSLEELRDLIARNVIEPIMPKELMKNPRILVNPTGRFVLGGPMADTGLTGRKIIVDTYGGMVPHGGGAFSGKDPTKVDRSGAYMARYAAKNVVAAGLARRCQIQVAYAIGVARPVSVHVETFGTSKLNEEQLTELIRANFDFRPAAIIRDLELRTPQYRRLAAYGHMGRIDLEPLPCWEKLDRVDALRR; encoded by the coding sequence ATGGCGGAGAAAATCCTTATTTCTTCGGAATCGGTCACCGAAGGCCATCCCGACAAGCTGGCCGATCAGATTTCCGACGGCGTGCTCGACGCAATCCTCGCGCAGGATCCGATGAGCCGCGTGGCCTGCGAAACGCTGGTCGCCACAGGGGCGATCATCGTCGCCGGGGAGATTACCACGAAGGCCTATGTAGACATTCCCGGCATCGCCCGCAAAGCCGTGCTCGACGTGGGCTATAACCGCGCCAAATTCGGCTTTGACGGCGAAACCTGCGCCGTGTTCACGCAGATCGACGAGCAGTCCGGCGACATTGCCATGGGCGTGGACAGAGCCATGGAGATCCGCGAGTCGGAGATGGACGATGACCAGATCGATCGCATCGGCGCCGGCGACCAGGGCATGATGATCGGCTACGCGACCGACGAGACGCCCGAATTCTTGCCTATGCCTTTTGCCTTGGCGCAGCGCCTGGCTCGTCGTCTCACGGCCGTGCGCAAGGACGGGACGTTGAATTGCCTGCGTCCCGACGGCAAGACCCAGGTCACGCTTGAATATCGCGATGGCGTTGCCGTCGCGGCTGACACGATCGTGGTGTCGTCGCAGCACAGCCCAATGGTTTCGTTGGAAGAGCTGCGCGATTTGATCGCCCGGAATGTCATCGAACCGATTATGCCCAAAGAATTGATGAAGAATCCTCGTATTCTCGTCAATCCCACGGGACGTTTCGTCCTTGGGGGACCGATGGCCGACACGGGGCTGACGGGACGCAAGATCATCGTTGACACGTACGGCGGCATGGTGCCTCACGGCGGCGGCGCTTTCTCCGGCAAGGACCCGACGAAGGTGGACCGTTCGGGCGCCTACATGGCCCGCTACGCCGCCAAAAACGTCGTCGCGGCCGGCCTGGCCAGGCGCTGTCAGATCCAGGTGGCTTACGCCATCGGCGTGGCTCGCCCCGTTTCGGTGCACGTGGAGACTTTCGGAACCTCCAAGCTCAACGAGGAACAGCTGACCGAGCTGATACGCGCCAATTTCGATTTTCGTCCCGCGGCGATCATCCGCGATCTGGAACTGCGCACGCCGCAATATCGCCGTCTGGCCGCCTACGGGCACATGGGGCGCATCGACCTCGAACCTCTTCCCTGTTGGGAGAAGCTTGATCGCGTCGACGCTCTGCGGCGCTGA
- the yajC gene encoding preprotein translocase subunit YajC, with translation MAREGLYYTLLYVGVLIVFYYLFILVPGKKRKREHDEMERRVKTGDRVVTIGGVKGTVVGADEETLIIETGGSRIEILRGAVQMTCR, from the coding sequence ATGGCACGCGAGGGCCTGTACTACACGCTGCTCTATGTCGGCGTCCTGATCGTTTTTTATTATCTCTTCATCCTGGTCCCGGGAAAGAAACGAAAGCGCGAGCACGATGAGATGGAGCGGCGCGTGAAGACCGGCGACCGCGTCGTGACCATCGGCGGCGTGAAGGGGACGGTGGTCGGGGCCGATGAGGAAACGCTGATCATTGAAACGGGCGGCAGCCGCATCGAAATCCTCCGCGGCGCCGTGCAGATGACCTGCCGATAA